DNA from Burkholderiales bacterium:
CAAGACCACGATCGAGCGGGTTTACCACCTCGACCGCGGTTACGAGCGGATCGAGGAGAAGCTGTCGAAATTGGGCGCGCGCATCGAGCGGGTGCGGTAACAACCGTCATCCCCGCGCAGCGGGGATCCATTTTTTAAACGTCAAAATGGATTCCCGATCGCTTCGCGCTGTCGCGCGGTCGGGAATGACGGCTTACGAAAGCTCGAGGTCCTTGGCGAACGACCCGGCCGGGAAGTGAAACGGCACGGGGCCGTCGGGCCTGCCGCGGATGAACTGGTGCACGAACGGATGCTCCGAGCGCTTGATCTCGTCGGTCGGCCCGTGCGCCACCACCACGCCGTCGGCGAGGAAGTACACGTAGTCGATCACCTTCAGCGCCTCGTGCGCGTCGTACGAGACGACGATCGACGTGAGGCCGAGCGCATCGTTGAGGCGCCGGATCAGGTTGGCGACGACGCTGCACGAGATCGGGTCGAGGCCGGCGAAAGGCTCGTCGTACATCATCAGCGCGGGATCGAGCGCGATCGCGCGGGCGAGGCCGACGCGCCGGGCCATGCCGCCCGAGAGCTCCGCGGGCATCAGATCTGCGGCGCCGCGCAAGCCCACCGCGTGCAGCTTCATCTTCACCAGGTCGTTGATCATGTCCTCGGGCAGGTCGGTCTTCTCGCGCATCTGGAACGCGATGTTCTCGAACACCGAGAGGTCGGTGAACAGGCCGCCCTGCTGGAACTGCATGCCCATGCGCCTGCGCAGCGCGTAAAGCTCGCCGCGGGATATCGCGTGCACGTCCTGGCCCATCACCGTGACCGTGCCGCGCGACGGATGGAGCTGACCGCCGATGAGGCGCATCAGCGTCGTCTTGCCCGACCCGCTCGCGCCCATGATGCCGACGATCTTGCCGCGCGGGATCGTCATGTCGACGTCGCGGAAGATCTCGTGGGTTCCGTACGAAAAAGCGAGATCGGTGATCTCGACGAGCGGGGGTTCGGCCATGGCGGTGCGAGTTTAGCAGTGTTTTTGCGTTACAATTCAACCCTTTCGCTTCTCCCGCCGCACTCGAGCCTCCCATGATCACCATCGCGCTCTCGAAGGGCCGCATCTTCGACGAGACCGTGCCGCTGCTCGCCGCGGCA
Protein-coding regions in this window:
- a CDS encoding ABC transporter ATP-binding protein: MAEPPLVEITDLAFSYGTHEIFRDVDMTIPRGKIVGIMGASGSGKTTLMRLIGGQLHPSRGTVTVMGQDVHAISRGELYALRRRMGMQFQQGGLFTDLSVFENIAFQMREKTDLPEDMINDLVKMKLHAVGLRGAADLMPAELSGGMARRVGLARAIALDPALMMYDEPFAGLDPISCSVVANLIRRLNDALGLTSIVVSYDAHEALKVIDYVYFLADGVVVAHGPTDEIKRSEHPFVHQFIRGRPDGPVPFHFPAGSFAKDLELS